GCGCAGACGTTTTATAACCGTGCTATAGAAGGAAACGAAGCGTTAGCTAAACATGTTCAACTTGAACTAATTCGGAATTTAGAAAATACGACACGTCTACCTAAGCCAATTCACAATGTGTATCTTGTTCAACAAGCAGCCATTCCAGGAGCTCTAGTCGAAGTAGGGTTTTTATCTAACCCAGATGAAGCAGAACTTCTCGGTACTGAGGAGTATCAAAAAAAAGTGGCCGCTTCTATTTATCATGGGATTTTACGATATACAAACAATGAACCTTTTCCGGAACCTTAATTCAGGCCTTCGAGGCCTGGATTTTCTATGCTACATCAGAGAAGCTGCCGCTGTAATTGACGCCCATTCTTCTCAGAAAGTGATATTTTTAAGCTAATAAATCCGAGCCAATTGGATTATGCAAGTTACATCTGTAATAGACGACTCATAAAGGGGTCTTCGTACAAACGAACACGTTTCTAAGTTTGCCTTCAGTTACATGATGCGCTAAACCCTATTGCTTCATTGGATCTTCAAAGATCGCTGATTCTCTAGGGGGGACCGTTTTTCACTGCACCCCGTTTTAAAACCGACCATGTGATAGAGGTTAGGTATCATTTGTTTGGTCATGCTGTAAATTCAATTGTGACAGTCATTTACCTAATGAAAATTGAAATTTTTCTCCCGCTCTTAAGGGGCAGTAAAACCCCCACCTCAAAACTTAAGAAGGTCGAAACGTTTAGGTGGGGGATAACCTGCCCTAAAGGTCCCATAAGTTAAACGAACAATCAGTGGGGGATGAAGGAAAACGCCCACTGATTGAAGCTTAGCTTTATATAGTCACATTGCGATGAATTTTAACAGATAACCGTTCGAAAAACTCCCGCCTTAAAATAAAGAGCAAGAATAGCCAGGTTCACGCCACTACCAATAGTGGGAGAAAAACGAAAACTCCCACTGATTGAAGGGCGTTTATTAACGAAATCATTTTTTAAAAAGGCATGAATCGATGTGGGGATGTATATGCTGTGGTAGATGTATACGGTTATTAAATCTCGTGTATCTCTGTGCGAAAAACGCATGCAAAGTCATTTTTGAAAGGTGAAGTTAGACGGCGTAAGTGTGCCGTGTATCACCATAGATGGTGCCTATGTATGTTATAATAACGTCGTAGTGGGAATCGTATACATATTGATAAAGGATGGTGTCTTCATGTTAACAGAAGAGCAAGTGCTTAAGGCGTTAGAGCCTGTGAAAGACCCACATTTGAATAAAGGTTTACTTGAAATTGGAGCGGTAAAAGAAATTAAAATTAAAAAAGAGCTTGTCAGCCTTAAGCTGGCGGTTGCTCAGCCAGGAACCGCAGAACAGATGCAACTACAGCAAGAAGTGGTTAACGCTGTAAAAACAGCAGGGGCGGAGTCTGTCGGCTTGCGGTTTGAACAACTGTCCGAAGAAGAGCTTGCCAAGCATGGGGCTGAAACGGGAGACGATGAAGGGGCATCATTACTAGACAGTAAACACACGACGTTCATTGCCGTTACCAGTGGAAAAGGCGGTGTGGGAAAATCCACAGTATCTGTTAACTTAGCCACATCGTTAGCGCGAAAAGGCAAGAAAGTCGGGATTATTGACGCCGATATATATGGGTTTAGTGTTCCGGATATGATGGGGATTGAAGAACGACCAAAGGTAGTGGGACAGCGTATTTACCCTGTTGAACGGTTCGGTGTACAAGTTATTTCTATGGGTTTCTTCGTGGAAGATAACTCCCCGATCATTTGGCGTGGGCCGATGCTCGGAAAAATGCTCAATAACTTCTTTAATGAAGTGGAATGGGAGCAAGACCTTGACTATCTCATTCTTGATTTACCGCCAGGGACAGGGGATGTAGCGCTTGACATTCACTCCATGCTTCCGCATTCGAAAGAAATCATCGTCACAACACCACATGCCACCGCCGCATTTGTAGCTGCTCGTGCTGGGGCGATGGCGTTAAAAACGGAGCATGACATTCTGGGCGTTGTAGAGAATATGGCCTATTTTGAAAGCAAACTAACAAGTGAGAAAGAGTACGTTTTTGGTAAAGGCGGAGGCCCGAAGCTAGCCGAAGAACTACAAACGGAAGTTTTAGCTCATATTCCGCTAGGTCAGCCGGAAGTTGATGAAAATGACTTTGCACCCTCTGTTTATGACGAATCTCATCCGATCGGAAAGATCTACATGGAAATGGCCGATAACGTGATTGGGAAAATTGAATCTTAACGTACAAAAAAGCCTGTTGTGACTACTCGTCATAACAGGCTCTAATTTATCCCACTCTTAAGGGGCAGTAAACCCTCACCTCAAAACTTAAGAAGATCGAAACGTTTAGGTGGGGGATAAACTGCCCCTAAAGGTCCGAATAGTTAAACTAACAATCAGTGGGGGATGAAGGAAAACTCCCACTGATTGAAGCTTAGCTTTATAAGAAAGCAATGAGAGCGTGCTGACAGTTACGAACTGCCACCCTCGCCGCCTCCTTCTTCTTCGGCACCGCCGCCATTTTCAGGTGCTTCACCGCTTTTAAGCTCCTCTTTTGCCATCTGTTGCAATAGCTCATTAAGACGAGCGACATATAAGGGGCTCTCCATTGCTTCCATGACAATAGCTCTCACTTGTTCACGATAATCCTTCGTTTCCATTAATTCCACATAATTTTGTTCCATCTCAGGGTCTTTCATAATATCAAGCATCATGGATTGATACTCAGGGTCTTTCATTAATCCTTTTAATAACTTTTCGTTCTCCTCCTGCATACTTTCTGCAAACGTTTTCGCAAACTCAGGGTCCTTCATCACCTCTTGCCAATATTCCTTTCCTTCCTCAGATGCCAACGTCGTTTGAATCGTTTCTTTTATAAATTCTTGCTCCATTATAAGCTGTTCCTGTATTTCTTCATCTTGAACCACTTCTTGAACCGCTTTTTTTCCTTCTTCTGTCTGCAACACATCAACGACCATTTGTTTCGTCGCTTCATAATCCGCTTGTTGCCCTTGATCGGGTGTAGCGCAAGCCGAGGCGAAAAGAGAAGATAATAATATAAAGAAAATCATGGCAGAATAGCATCGCATATATGATCCCTCCTTTATGGTCATCACTAATGTTAATATGGGAAAAGATTGCGGCTTTTATGCAAGTGGATTGTCCCTCAAAATAGAGAGTCTGGAAATGTGTTTAAGTTGTATCACAGATCCGAAAAACTTGCCTGAGAATAGGGAGGAAAAGTAAATCTCTATAGGCGGGAGAAAACGGACGCTAATGTCCTGATTTACACAAGTAGGAGAAGAACGAAAACTCCCACTGATTAAAGGTTCGTTTTATCTCGCTTCACTAACAAAGGTATTGAAAAGAAAGGTGAAATTATCATGGTACAAAAAGGTGTAGAAAAGGAATTAGTGGCAGATGTTTAGAATGCAGTAAGTGTGTTGAAAAAGCTGGGTATTACTTGCAAACTTTGATACAATATAGGGTGTGATTGGAGGAGAACGGACGTGAATTCAAGAAAAGTGGTATTTTTATTCAACTCAACCTTTATTATCGGAACATCTGCAGGGTTTATTATCGGGATGTTGCTTGATTGGCAAACCCATTTAAATGATATCGCTAACTTTAGTTTTGGCGGTGTCGCCATGGTTGTTATTACAGCTGCTATTTGGACCGTTATTGCACAGATGGGTTTCTTTGCTTATTTAACCATTCATCGGTTTGGATTAGGTATTTTCAAGTCGGTTAACCTTTGGAATAAGGTTCAAATCATTCTCATTGTTTTCGCATTATTTGACTTAGTGTTCTTCAGACATTATTTTTTTTCAGTTGAAGGTGAGTCTCTGCGCGGGTATGCGGTGATGCCATTAATACTCCTTGCTTATGGCCTTATTGTGGCCTATGTAAAGAGTAAAGAAACAGAGCGAACAGCGTTTGTTCCAACGGTCTTTTTTATCGTTGTCGTAACGATGATCGAATGGATTCCAGCCCTAAGAGAAAATGACTTGACCTTCATGATAAATGCCATTGTGCCATTGCTTGTGGCTAACACTTGGCAAATTCTCGTGCTACACCATTTGCATCGCCAGCCAAATGGGAAGCAGCCTAGTGTAGAAGATATGAAAAACGAACCTACAACAAAA
The Salipaludibacillus sp. LMS25 DNA segment above includes these coding regions:
- a CDS encoding Mrp/NBP35 family ATP-binding protein, which codes for MLTEEQVLKALEPVKDPHLNKGLLEIGAVKEIKIKKELVSLKLAVAQPGTAEQMQLQQEVVNAVKTAGAESVGLRFEQLSEEELAKHGAETGDDEGASLLDSKHTTFIAVTSGKGGVGKSTVSVNLATSLARKGKKVGIIDADIYGFSVPDMMGIEERPKVVGQRIYPVERFGVQVISMGFFVEDNSPIIWRGPMLGKMLNNFFNEVEWEQDLDYLILDLPPGTGDVALDIHSMLPHSKEIIVTTPHATAAFVAARAGAMALKTEHDILGVVENMAYFESKLTSEKEYVFGKGGGPKLAEELQTEVLAHIPLGQPEVDENDFAPSVYDESHPIGKIYMEMADNVIGKIES
- the gerD gene encoding spore germination lipoprotein GerD, coding for MRCYSAMIFFILLSSLFASACATPDQGQQADYEATKQMVVDVLQTEEGKKAVQEVVQDEEIQEQLIMEQEFIKETIQTTLASEEGKEYWQEVMKDPEFAKTFAESMQEENEKLLKGLMKDPEYQSMMLDIMKDPEMEQNYVELMETKDYREQVRAIVMEAMESPLYVARLNELLQQMAKEELKSGEAPENGGGAEEEGGGEGGSS
- a CDS encoding KinB-signaling pathway activation protein, which produces MNSRKVVFLFNSTFIIGTSAGFIIGMLLDWQTHLNDIANFSFGGVAMVVITAAIWTVIAQMGFFAYLTIHRFGLGIFKSVNLWNKVQIILIVFALFDLVFFRHYFFSVEGESLRGYAVMPLILLAYGLIVAYVKSKETERTAFVPTVFFIVVVTMIEWIPALRENDLTFMINAIVPLLVANTWQILVLHHLHRQPNGKQPSVEDMKNEPTTKRPSS